The following are from one region of the Romeriopsis navalis LEGE 11480 genome:
- a CDS encoding class A beta-lactamase-related serine hydrolase, with amino-acid sequence MPFFRKDDQLQSLGDRVLERTLQQFPIIARNQIAMTWLVYDPPCIVNTGGAITPAEFWQQQPRGYSYRGVERIYPASVVKLFYLVAIHEWLERGMTQPTAELERAMRDMITESSNDGTGLVVDVLTGTTSGPELAPGPFETWKQQRNIINRYFQSLDWEELKSINACQKTWGDGPYGREKAFYGEGLENRNMLTTEATARLVHSIIGGVAVSSSRSQAMMNVMRRSIDPQVNAADPENQVTEFLGAALPQSATLWSKCGYTSWTRHDAAYIEIPGLRPYLLTVFTDGREHNQEKGILPFVSQQVIEAMQEIGA; translated from the coding sequence ATGCCGTTTTTTCGTAAAGATGATCAATTGCAAAGCCTGGGCGATCGGGTTTTAGAGCGCACCCTTCAGCAGTTTCCGATCATTGCGCGGAATCAAATTGCCATGACGTGGTTGGTCTATGATCCACCCTGCATCGTGAATACGGGCGGGGCGATTACGCCGGCTGAATTTTGGCAGCAGCAGCCACGGGGGTACAGCTACCGGGGCGTCGAACGGATCTATCCCGCCAGTGTGGTCAAACTGTTTTATCTCGTGGCGATCCACGAATGGCTCGAACGCGGCATGACACAGCCCACGGCGGAACTTGAGCGGGCCATGCGCGACATGATTACCGAATCGAGTAATGACGGAACAGGATTGGTCGTTGATGTGCTGACCGGGACCACCAGCGGTCCGGAACTCGCCCCTGGCCCGTTTGAAACCTGGAAACAACAGCGCAACATTATCAATCGCTACTTCCAGTCTTTAGATTGGGAAGAGCTGAAATCAATTAATGCCTGCCAAAAAACTTGGGGCGATGGGCCCTATGGCCGCGAAAAGGCATTTTATGGCGAGGGCCTCGAAAATCGCAATATGCTGACGACGGAAGCCACTGCAAGACTGGTCCACAGCATTATTGGTGGGGTGGCCGTATCGAGTTCACGATCGCAGGCGATGATGAATGTGATGCGACGATCGATTGATCCACAGGTCAATGCCGCTGATCCAGAGAATCAGGTGACGGAATTTTTGGGCGCGGCCTTACCGCAGTCGGCAACACTATGGTCAAAGTGCGGTTATACCAGTTGGACCCGCCATGACGCCGCTTATATCGAGATTCCGGGACTGCGACCGTATCTGCTGACGGTATTTACCGATGGGCGCGAACATAACCAGGAAAAGGGAATTCTGCCATTTGTATCGCAGCAGGTGATCGAAGCGATGCAGGAAATTGGGGCGTAG
- a CDS encoding FAD-dependent oxidoreductase, which produces MANQIYDVLIVGGGVTGTALLHSLAKFTDLKRICLVEKYAKIAAVNSKATNNSQTIHCGDIETNYTLEKAIKVKRNASMVARYGAELASRERDRVVFKYPKMVLGVGAEECQFLRDRFEVFRPHFSGMRLLEKAQVAEVEPQVVKVNGGDRPEEIAALGILDEYTAVDYGALSQSFVNHALAVEDKTIHLKLGTTVQSIAQVGENYQVKTADETLTAKFVVVSAGGHSLLFAHRMGIGLEYSCLPMAGSFYFTPQVLNGKVYTIQNDKLPFAAIHGDPDVLVPGKTRFGPTALPLPLLERYNTKTFIEYLEVLKPNGAVVEALWDLMKVGDIRNYLFKNIAFDIPVINRRLFLQDVRKIVPSLQLEDLEFAHGVGGVRPQLIDKNQRKLILGQATIDPGNGLCFNITPSPGATNCLGNAEQDLLKIQTHLGCKVDRAWFNNEVAPV; this is translated from the coding sequence ATGGCAAATCAAATATATGACGTACTCATCGTCGGTGGCGGTGTGACGGGCACTGCATTGTTGCATTCCTTGGCAAAGTTTACGGACCTTAAACGGATTTGTTTAGTCGAGAAATACGCCAAAATCGCGGCGGTTAATTCCAAGGCGACGAATAACAGTCAAACGATTCACTGCGGTGATATCGAAACCAACTACACCCTCGAAAAAGCGATTAAGGTGAAGCGGAATGCCTCGATGGTGGCGCGGTATGGTGCGGAGCTGGCCTCGCGTGAGCGCGATCGAGTGGTGTTCAAATACCCGAAGATGGTTCTGGGCGTTGGCGCAGAAGAATGTCAGTTTTTACGCGATCGCTTCGAGGTATTCCGCCCTCATTTTTCGGGGATGCGTCTGTTGGAAAAAGCCCAGGTGGCAGAAGTTGAACCGCAAGTGGTGAAAGTGAATGGGGGAGATCGGCCCGAAGAAATTGCGGCACTGGGCATTCTGGATGAATACACAGCAGTGGATTATGGGGCGTTGTCGCAGTCATTTGTAAATCATGCACTGGCGGTTGAAGATAAGACGATCCATCTGAAACTGGGGACGACGGTGCAGTCGATCGCGCAAGTTGGAGAGAATTATCAAGTCAAAACTGCTGACGAAACCCTGACGGCAAAGTTTGTCGTTGTTTCCGCTGGCGGTCACAGTTTACTCTTTGCCCACCGCATGGGCATCGGTTTGGAATATTCCTGTTTGCCAATGGCGGGTAGTTTCTACTTCACGCCGCAGGTATTAAACGGCAAGGTCTACACGATTCAAAATGATAAGCTCCCGTTTGCCGCAATTCATGGTGACCCCGATGTCTTGGTGCCCGGGAAAACTCGCTTTGGTCCGACTGCCTTACCCTTACCGCTATTAGAGCGTTACAACACCAAAACCTTCATCGAATATCTGGAAGTGTTGAAGCCCAATGGCGCAGTCGTTGAAGCGTTATGGGATTTGATGAAAGTTGGGGATATTCGAAACTATCTGTTCAAAAATATCGCGTTCGATATTCCGGTGATCAACCGTCGCCTCTTCCTCCAGGATGTGCGGAAGATTGTGCCATCGTTGCAACTGGAAGATCTAGAATTTGCCCACGGCGTCGGTGGTGTACGGCCTCAGTTGATTGACAAAAATCAGCGCAAATTAATCCTGGGTCAAGCGACGATCGATCCTGGTAATGGGTTGTGCTTCAACATCACCCCTTCCCCTGGTGCAACCAATTGTTTGGGTAACGCTGAGCAAGATCTGCTGAAGATTCAGACGCACCTAGGTTGTAAAGTCGATCGTGCTTGGTTCAACAACGAGGTGGCGCCGGTTTAG
- a CDS encoding DUF6679 family protein: MAQEKQFMLHRKLYQLHCDGHEVNLFLRDQQRWIERAKILDIEGNLVTVRYEIEDEEESSSWEEILLLESIGAVSRQLSFVPRIGEMELLVSEDCPESEQIVSPTTEPEQKSKPSAPENNNNAE, from the coding sequence TTGGCTCAGGAGAAGCAATTCATGCTACACCGCAAGCTGTACCAGCTCCACTGCGATGGTCACGAAGTTAACCTCTTCCTCAGAGATCAGCAGCGCTGGATTGAACGAGCCAAAATTCTAGATATTGAAGGAAATTTGGTCACTGTTCGATACGAGATTGAAGACGAAGAAGAAAGTTCTTCCTGGGAGGAAATCCTGTTACTCGAAAGTATTGGTGCGGTTTCTCGTCAGCTGTCTTTTGTACCCCGCATCGGCGAAATGGAGCTGCTGGTGTCAGAAGACTGCCCCGAATCTGAACAGATTGTCAGCCCAACGACAGAGCCCGAGCAGAAATCTAAACCATCCGCACCAGAAAATAACAATAACGCCGAATAA
- a CDS encoding FHA domain-containing protein gives MQPTNHSIGNSSSSPLHDDVLAASIPESFEAEIDDLIARAETFTGEEDVVDHGLEPDLFRQTPPKYMQGVVRGQQAYLTTNLLEHGSLMLLQPQMVWTLGRHREAGIPIKDRMLSRRHASIVYLREEHAFFLLDLNSMNGSYVNGIRVDQQRLKDGDFLRIGNTEFVFFVSEEYENLEPLHAEVHAKLLSALLRETQEV, from the coding sequence ATGCAGCCTACCAACCATTCCATCGGTAATAGTTCATCAAGTCCGCTCCACGATGATGTGTTGGCGGCATCGATTCCTGAGTCATTTGAAGCCGAAATTGACGATTTGATTGCCCGAGCCGAAACATTTACTGGCGAAGAAGATGTTGTGGATCATGGTCTGGAACCAGATTTGTTCCGGCAGACACCGCCTAAATATATGCAGGGCGTTGTCCGGGGGCAGCAGGCTTATCTGACGACGAATTTGCTTGAGCATGGCTCCTTGATGTTATTGCAGCCGCAGATGGTTTGGACGTTGGGCCGGCATCGCGAAGCCGGGATTCCGATTAAGGATCGGATGTTGTCGCGGCGTCATGCCTCGATCGTTTATTTGCGTGAAGAACATGCGTTCTTCCTGCTTGACCTGAATAGTATGAATGGCTCCTACGTCAACGGCATTCGCGTTGATCAGCAGCGGCTCAAGGATGGCGATTTTCTGCGGATTGGCAACACGGAATTTGTCTTTTTCGTGAGCGAAGAATATGAAAATTTGGAGCCACTCCACGCGGAAGTGCATGCCAAGTTGTTAAGTGCATTATTGCGTGAGACGCAGGAAGTTTAA
- a CDS encoding C40 family peptidase has translation MLYRAKSNINLYDSSELKDLATQAIAGRFIRLVTPDGIGDGPLKVMVVEDDYPAWLAPEDELLLAPTEDEYVAPVISEAEIRDCLPEIIAFTEAAMAVSNEYLWGGTVAPNYDCSGLMQAAFRSQGIQLPRDAYQQEAFVQPVELSDLVAGDLVFFGTPEKATHVGLYLGEQRYIHSSGKEIGNNGISINTLTLEGNTVDYNYFSQWRGGGRVIASFKSRLG, from the coding sequence ATGTTGTACCGCGCCAAATCCAATATCAATCTCTACGACTCCAGCGAACTCAAGGATTTGGCTACGCAAGCGATCGCCGGTCGGTTTATTCGATTAGTGACGCCGGATGGGATTGGGGATGGCCCGCTGAAGGTCATGGTGGTGGAAGACGACTATCCGGCTTGGCTTGCCCCAGAGGACGAACTCCTCTTGGCGCCGACAGAGGATGAGTATGTGGCCCCCGTGATTAGTGAAGCCGAAATTCGAGATTGTCTGCCCGAAATTATTGCCTTTACTGAAGCCGCAATGGCCGTTTCGAATGAATATCTTTGGGGTGGGACCGTGGCGCCCAACTATGACTGTTCCGGACTGATGCAAGCCGCCTTTCGTTCCCAGGGGATCCAGCTTCCACGTGATGCCTATCAACAAGAAGCGTTTGTCCAGCCCGTTGAATTGAGCGATCTAGTGGCCGGTGATCTCGTGTTTTTTGGGACGCCGGAAAAAGCCACCCACGTTGGGCTTTATTTAGGCGAACAACGCTATATCCATAGCTCTGGCAAAGAAATTGGCAACAATGGGATTTCGATCAATACCCTGACTCTGGAAGGTAATACGGTTGATTACAATTACTTCTCGCAATGGCGCGGTGGTGGGCGGGTAATCGCGAGTTTCAAATCGCGCCTTGGCTAA
- a CDS encoding long-chain acyl-[acyl-carrier-protein] reductase: MFGLIGHLTSLEHAQSVARELGYPEYADQDLDFWCSAPPQIVDEIKVTSITGETITGKYVESCFLPEMLATRRIKAATRKIVNAMAHAQKNGLDITALGGFSSIIFENFDLSQIKQVRNLTLDFQRFTTGNTHTAYIICRQVEQASAQLGIDLKKSTVAVCGATGDIGSAVCRWLGNKLDVQELLLIARNKNRLEELQTELGRGKIMGLEEALPEADIVVWVASMPKGVEIDSSTLKNPCLLIDGGYPKNLGTKINGDGIHVLNGGIVEHSLDIDWQIMNIVQMDVPSRQLFACFAESMILEFEKWYTNFSWGRNMITIEKMEQIGGASVKHGFRPLLLNGI, from the coding sequence ATGTTTGGTTTGATCGGTCACCTCACCAGCCTCGAACATGCCCAATCGGTGGCGCGGGAGCTAGGCTACCCGGAATATGCCGACCAAGATTTGGACTTCTGGTGTAGTGCGCCGCCCCAGATTGTGGATGAGATTAAGGTCACGAGTATTACCGGCGAAACAATTACTGGTAAGTACGTTGAATCATGCTTTCTGCCTGAAATGTTGGCGACTCGGCGGATCAAGGCAGCGACACGCAAAATTGTGAATGCGATGGCTCACGCCCAAAAGAATGGCCTCGATATTACGGCCTTGGGTGGTTTCTCCTCGATTATTTTTGAAAATTTTGACCTGTCCCAAATCAAGCAGGTGCGTAATCTGACGCTTGATTTTCAGCGGTTTACCACTGGTAATACCCATACGGCCTATATTATTTGCCGTCAGGTTGAGCAGGCTTCGGCGCAGCTGGGGATTGACTTGAAAAAGAGTACTGTGGCGGTTTGTGGTGCAACCGGTGATATTGGCAGTGCGGTTTGTCGTTGGTTGGGCAATAAGCTCGACGTTCAGGAGCTTCTGCTGATTGCGCGGAATAAAAATCGTCTGGAAGAACTTCAGACGGAATTGGGTCGCGGCAAAATCATGGGTTTGGAAGAAGCGCTACCTGAGGCCGATATTGTGGTTTGGGTGGCCAGTATGCCGAAGGGGGTAGAGATTGATTCCAGCACCCTGAAGAACCCTTGTTTGTTGATTGATGGCGGCTATCCGAAGAATCTTGGGACTAAGATCAATGGTGATGGCATTCATGTGCTCAATGGTGGAATCGTTGAGCATTCCCTTGATATTGATTGGCAAATTATGAATATTGTGCAGATGGATGTTCCTAGTCGTCAGCTATTTGCCTGTTTTGCCGAGTCAATGATTTTAGAATTTGAGAAGTGGTATACCAACTTCTCTTGGGGGCGCAACATGATTACGATCGAGAAGATGGAGCAAATTGGCGGGGCCTCGGTTAAGCATGGTTTCCGGCCCTTGCTTTTAAATGGCATTTAA
- a CDS encoding Ig-like domain-containing protein: MSNSRWSPLNWYKQRAQPLDRIAIALLLSFSFAIVVLLSSGNHSAPKVRDFSWDNQQINARDTAFTVTFSRPMDQLSVQQGLQIEPPLPGKFSWAGRRMAYTLNAPVEYGQNFKLSFTGGKERFNQTTQLQPFNTEFSSRDRMFAFIGAVEDQTERLVLVNMTKKENRILTPSNLQVLDFYPYPDREKIAFAAVDRQAENLSPTEQQIYTVTTGIGKAEAGQVELLLDNKTYQNLRFALSEDGQLIVVQRVNRANTNEFDPWVLRPNKPPEVLKTKQPGGEFVITPDSSAIAIAQGQGLAILPLESGAEPLGFLPKFGTVLSFSRDGSKAAMLKFNNDFTRSLFIVNNQGIETEILKITGSIRDAIFDPTQRFLFCLLTELQEGETFKEQPYLAVIDLETAIKKDPKIALKPLVKLPQQREIQVSLAADGRALLFDQTENDPNLAAKSATSLQNSRLWILPTETLLAGDWKAPISPIELMPGFHPRWLP, translated from the coding sequence ATGTCGAATTCCCGTTGGTCTCCTTTAAATTGGTATAAGCAACGCGCACAGCCACTCGACCGCATTGCGATCGCCTTGCTTTTAAGTTTTAGCTTTGCGATCGTCGTGTTGCTTTCAAGCGGCAACCATAGCGCCCCAAAGGTCCGTGATTTTAGTTGGGATAACCAGCAGATTAACGCCCGTGATACAGCCTTCACCGTCACCTTCAGCCGACCGATGGATCAACTCTCGGTGCAGCAGGGCCTCCAAATTGAGCCGCCATTGCCTGGTAAATTTAGCTGGGCTGGACGGCGCATGGCTTACACGCTGAATGCGCCCGTTGAGTACGGTCAAAATTTCAAACTGAGTTTCACTGGCGGAAAAGAACGGTTTAATCAAACGACGCAACTACAGCCCTTCAACACCGAATTTAGTAGTCGCGATCGCATGTTCGCCTTTATTGGTGCGGTGGAAGATCAAACGGAGCGTTTGGTGCTGGTCAATATGACCAAGAAAGAAAACCGCATTCTGACACCGTCGAACCTGCAAGTGCTCGACTTTTATCCCTACCCCGATCGCGAAAAAATCGCCTTCGCCGCCGTTGATCGTCAAGCTGAGAATCTCAGCCCGACCGAGCAACAAATTTATACTGTAACCACCGGCATCGGCAAAGCAGAAGCCGGTCAAGTTGAGCTACTGCTGGATAATAAAACTTATCAAAACCTCCGGTTTGCCCTATCTGAAGATGGGCAATTAATCGTTGTACAACGCGTCAATCGGGCCAATACCAATGAATTCGACCCCTGGGTCCTGCGTCCCAATAAGCCCCCAGAAGTCTTAAAAACCAAGCAACCCGGTGGCGAATTCGTGATTACGCCTGATAGCAGCGCCATCGCCATCGCCCAAGGTCAAGGACTCGCGATTTTGCCCTTGGAATCTGGGGCCGAACCGCTGGGCTTTCTGCCCAAATTCGGGACTGTGCTGAGTTTCTCACGCGATGGCAGTAAAGCCGCCATGTTGAAGTTCAACAACGATTTCACCCGATCGCTGTTTATCGTCAATAACCAAGGCATCGAAACGGAAATTTTGAAAATTACCGGATCCATTCGTGATGCAATTTTTGATCCAACCCAACGCTTTCTATTTTGTCTCCTGACTGAGTTACAAGAAGGCGAAACCTTTAAAGAACAGCCCTATCTTGCCGTCATCGATCTAGAAACCGCGATCAAAAAAGACCCGAAGATTGCCCTCAAGCCCCTCGTCAAATTGCCTCAACAGCGAGAGATTCAAGTCAGTCTGGCAGCTGACGGTCGGGCCCTCCTATTTGATCAAACAGAAAATGATCCGAATCTCGCCGCGAAATCGGCCACCAGCTTACAAAACAGTCGACTTTGGATTTTACCGACAGAAACACTCTTAGCCGGCGACTGGAAAGCACCGATTAGCCCGATTGAGCTAATGCCAGGGTTCCATCCACGCTGGCTGCCCTAA
- the glyS gene encoding glycine--tRNA ligase subunit beta — translation MASFLLEVGTEELPARFVDEALAQWRSRIPKELKELNLATSAIEFYGTPRRLAVLIKGLPTQQADVEEEVKGPPVKAAFKDDQPTKAATGFAQKQGVKVEDFEIRPTPKGEFIFVKKLIKGRPVADLLTEMVPSLITGLDGKRLMRWGNGDVRFSRPVRWLVALLDAAVLPLTFTNGAEAVYTSDRLSAGHRVLHPEPVSIAQADDYVATLRKACVEVDLEARRKTIVEQAEAAAKKVGGVATIEPGLLQEVVNLVEYPSAVVGSFDEEFLALPSEVVVTEMESHQRYFPVRPKADSPDLLPYFITTSNGDPKKADIIASGNQRVIRARLSDGKFFFDADQKLKLEGFLPKLDTVTFQADLGSMSAKVKRLSAIATQISDQLGINGADRQHIDRAAQLCKADLVTQMVGEFPELQGVMGEKYARQNGEPEAVALAIMEHYLPKGAGDCLPQSFTGQVVGIADRLDTLVGIFSLGMLPTGSSDPFALRRAANAVVSVIWDADLQLDLLKLLEDVVSGFAAQHSDVMKLKPDELLQQLKDFFLARVQTALKDDKSIDYDLINSVVGENDAEYADRALRDLLSVRDRAEFLQTIRNDGRLEPIYAVVNRASKLATKGDLDTQARDVKACVKPDLFQKNSEKALFDAVVNLKSDGDMDDLVAALSAIAPALTNFFDGDDSVLVMDPDANIKQNRLNLLGVLRNHARVLADFSAIVKS, via the coding sequence ATGGCCTCGTTTCTGTTGGAAGTTGGTACAGAAGAATTACCCGCACGGTTTGTCGATGAGGCATTGGCCCAATGGCGATCGCGGATTCCCAAAGAGCTGAAGGAACTTAACCTCGCCACGAGTGCGATCGAGTTCTACGGGACGCCGCGCCGTTTGGCGGTGCTAATCAAAGGCTTACCGACCCAGCAGGCCGATGTTGAGGAAGAGGTAAAAGGGCCACCCGTCAAAGCGGCTTTCAAAGATGATCAGCCCACCAAGGCCGCAACCGGCTTCGCCCAAAAGCAAGGGGTGAAGGTTGAAGACTTTGAAATTCGGCCCACCCCCAAGGGCGAGTTTATTTTTGTCAAAAAGCTGATCAAGGGACGGCCGGTGGCCGACTTGCTAACCGAGATGGTGCCGTCCTTGATCACCGGGCTTGATGGCAAACGCTTGATGCGGTGGGGCAATGGTGACGTGCGCTTCTCCCGACCAGTGCGCTGGCTCGTGGCGCTGCTCGATGCGGCGGTGTTGCCTTTGACGTTTACGAATGGGGCAGAGGCGGTTTATACCAGCGATCGCCTCTCCGCTGGACACCGCGTCTTGCATCCCGAGCCAGTGAGTATTGCCCAGGCCGATGACTATGTGGCAACTCTGCGTAAGGCTTGTGTTGAAGTTGATCTAGAAGCGCGGCGCAAGACGATCGTTGAGCAGGCCGAAGCCGCAGCAAAAAAAGTTGGTGGCGTGGCGACGATCGAACCGGGCTTGTTGCAAGAAGTCGTGAATCTGGTGGAATATCCGTCGGCAGTGGTGGGTTCCTTCGATGAGGAATTCTTGGCTTTGCCATCCGAAGTCGTTGTCACCGAGATGGAAAGCCACCAGCGCTATTTCCCAGTCCGACCCAAGGCGGATTCCCCGGATTTGCTGCCGTACTTCATTACCACTTCGAATGGTGATCCGAAAAAAGCGGACATCATTGCGTCGGGCAACCAACGGGTGATTCGGGCGCGGCTATCGGACGGGAAATTCTTCTTTGATGCGGATCAAAAACTGAAGCTGGAGGGCTTTTTGCCCAAGCTCGATACCGTGACATTCCAGGCGGACCTCGGTTCGATGTCAGCCAAGGTCAAACGGTTAAGCGCGATCGCCACACAAATTAGTGACCAGCTTGGGATTAACGGTGCCGATCGTCAGCATATCGATCGGGCGGCGCAACTCTGCAAAGCCGATCTCGTCACGCAAATGGTGGGCGAATTTCCCGAACTCCAAGGGGTGATGGGTGAAAAATATGCGCGGCAAAATGGTGAACCGGAAGCGGTGGCCCTAGCCATCATGGAGCATTATTTGCCGAAGGGAGCGGGCGATTGCTTACCCCAAAGTTTTACGGGTCAGGTGGTCGGGATTGCCGATCGGCTCGATACCCTAGTCGGGATTTTCAGCCTCGGAATGCTGCCCACGGGTTCTTCCGATCCCTTTGCCCTGCGGCGGGCGGCGAATGCTGTTGTGAGTGTGATTTGGGATGCGGATCTGCAGCTCGACTTGCTCAAACTTTTAGAAGATGTCGTCAGTGGCTTTGCGGCGCAGCACAGCGATGTGATGAAGCTTAAGCCAGACGAACTCTTGCAACAGTTGAAGGACTTTTTCTTAGCCCGGGTGCAAACGGCATTGAAAGACGATAAGTCGATCGACTACGACTTGATCAATTCAGTAGTCGGTGAAAACGATGCGGAATATGCCGATCGAGCTTTGCGTGATCTGTTGAGTGTGCGCGATCGGGCCGAATTTCTCCAGACGATTCGTAATGATGGCCGCTTGGAGCCGATTTATGCCGTGGTCAACCGGGCATCGAAGTTGGCGACGAAAGGCGACCTCGATACGCAAGCCCGTGATGTTAAGGCTTGTGTCAAACCCGATTTATTTCAGAAAAATTCCGAAAAAGCCTTGTTTGACGCTGTAGTTAACTTGAAAAGCGATGGTGACATGGATGATCTGGTGGCGGCGCTCAGCGCGATCGCCCCAGCTTTGACCAACTTCTTTGATGGCGACGATAGTGTTTTGGTCATGGACCCCGATGCCAACATCAAACAGAACCGACTCAACTTGCTAGGCGTCTTGCGCAATCATGCCCGTGTGCTGGCGGATTTCAGTGCCATTGTGAAGTCTTAA
- a CDS encoding aldehyde oxygenase (deformylating) gives MPQLEVMPELDYQSEVYKDAYSRINAIVIEGEDEAFNNYNQLAGLMPNNAEELKKLAKMEFKHKKGFEACGKNLSVTPDIAFAKEFFSELHGNFQTAAAEGKIVTCLLIQSLIIECFAISAYNIYIPVADAFARKITEGVVKDEYMHLNYGEEWLKANFEESREELEVANKQNLPLVWKMLNQVSEDAKELSMEREALVEDFMISYGEALGNIGFTTRDIMRMSAYGLAAV, from the coding sequence ATGCCGCAGCTTGAGGTGATGCCAGAACTGGACTACCAGAGTGAAGTCTACAAAGATGCTTACAGTCGGATCAACGCGATCGTGATTGAGGGCGAAGATGAAGCCTTCAATAATTACAACCAACTCGCGGGTCTGATGCCCAACAACGCTGAAGAGCTGAAGAAGCTGGCGAAGATGGAGTTTAAGCACAAGAAAGGTTTTGAAGCCTGCGGTAAGAACCTCAGCGTCACTCCCGACATTGCTTTTGCAAAAGAATTTTTCTCTGAGCTGCATGGAAACTTCCAGACTGCTGCTGCAGAAGGCAAAATTGTTACTTGTTTGTTAATCCAGTCTTTGATTATTGAGTGTTTCGCCATCTCGGCTTACAACATCTACATTCCGGTTGCCGATGCTTTTGCACGCAAGATTACGGAAGGTGTGGTCAAAGATGAATATATGCACCTTAACTACGGTGAGGAGTGGCTCAAGGCAAACTTCGAAGAATCCCGAGAAGAACTAGAAGTGGCCAACAAGCAAAATCTGCCTTTGGTCTGGAAGATGCTGAACCAAGTATCGGAAGATGCGAAGGAATTGTCGATGGAGCGTGAAGCCTTAGTCGAAGACTTCATGATTTCCTATGGTGAGGCTTTGGGCAATATTGGCTTCACAACGCGCGACATTATGCGGATGTCGGCTTATGGTTTAGCCGCTGTCTAA